A genome region from Tolypothrix sp. PCC 7712 includes the following:
- a CDS encoding filamentous hemagglutinin N-terminal domain-containing protein — protein sequence MNARHQKKYAFIKRILFFCLFQSCFHLFSAATAQITPDNTLGAESSRLTPNIPINGINYDFIDGGAQRGANLFHSFSQFNINDGQRVYFINPSGVGNILTRVTGGSASNIFGTLGVLGNANLFLINPNGIVFGQNARLDVRGSFVATTANGVRFGEQGIFSATNPEAPPLLNVNPSALFFNQLNQGKITVQSKANAGISPTGGIATGLRVPNGESLLLVGGDININGGELKAFGGNIELAGLSAPGDVGLNFVDDNLSLTMPAGVQRADVSFTNGAVANVRSDNGGNIKIHARNVELAGESKLRAGIDIGLGTPDSQGGDVVIDATGVTTLKEGSFIANILLEEAFGKTGDININTGSLIFDNGQLNVASDGQGSSGNIFLKVKNDINLSNISVIYGGIENTAIGNSGDIKIEAGSLSLASSEIRTKAFGQGDAGNISINVGEVINLNVGVGNDEPARIISSVDYDGVGKAGDIQITTGSLELKNGTFISSITLGKGNAGNITIDARDRITFENASFTSSSTSPEAVGNGGEIHITTRILSLSDGSQISNDIFGLGDTGDITINARESVQLDGIVGTLITGITSQSRSANAGKGGNIQVTTDSLSLTNGATLNTTTGGQGNAGDIIVNAQDKVTVDGFGKRLVFDCSGSVICQTRVTENGEIIQEAWLPSNISSSTLSETANGGNIRINTKNLFLKDAGRINADAISGNDGGNIFVQALDTVSLSSPEFSAFSSQISSGFLGDIFGSTGKGGNINIQTGKFLLNNSALLTTTLGQGNSGNIVVDVQDTASLINSRIFSNVEDSAIGNGGNIDIKVKTILLDNSLLFSPTGGVGNAGKISVQAIDSLNLINKSSIFSSILSTAVGNGGDINILTGAFSLDTVSTIVAANLGGQGLAGDISISTENNIDFAGESSIATLTSGQGNAGKITLQAGGNISITGGSGIVGSVDKLGIGNGSDIAIQAKNFSLNDGGILQTRTTGKGNAGNISIKTIENLNIDKGILATTTNGQGDAGKIALQAGENIYILGNVNSSDISLGSSLFSGVEVNGVGQGGDIEIQALNLFADGTKLLANTVGQGKSGNIQINTTNNITFKNGAQAVTSTSGQGDAGNVKVTAGGQVLFDGVDANGLKSGIQSTVGEENFFFGTGKGGNIDINARDLLITNNAQVSSSSFAEGNAGDIFINSDFVQLDNNGKIAAVTNSKDGGNINFNISDFLLLRRNSSISTTAGLAQAGGNGGNITINSPFIVSVANENSDISANAFTGKGGNVNITTQAIFGIAARPQLTNQSDITASSELGVQGQIIFTQPQVQTPQKLIELPTGLVDATTKFAQTCPRGPNAKPLGSFVVTGRGSLPPNSFEPLSGTTSLSPLASLDGESFSNISNVSPTANLPDTSRIIEAQGLVKTADGNIMLVAEAPTATPAGVSSSAMCPVIQ from the coding sequence ATGAACGCCAGACATCAAAAAAAATATGCATTTATCAAACGCATTCTTTTTTTCTGTCTTTTTCAATCTTGTTTCCATCTTTTTTCAGCAGCCACAGCCCAAATCACACCCGACAACACTTTAGGCGCAGAAAGTTCTCGCTTGACACCCAATATTCCCATTAATGGTATTAACTATGATTTTATCGATGGGGGAGCGCAACGAGGTGCTAATTTATTTCACAGTTTTAGCCAGTTTAATATTAATGATGGGCAACGAGTATATTTTATAAATCCATCTGGAGTAGGAAATATCCTGACGCGGGTGACTGGTGGAAGCGCTTCTAATATTTTCGGTACTTTGGGAGTTTTGGGTAATGCAAATCTGTTTCTCATCAACCCCAATGGTATTGTATTTGGGCAAAATGCCAGATTAGATGTGCGTGGTTCATTTGTGGCCACTACTGCTAACGGAGTAAGATTTGGCGAACAAGGAATATTTAGCGCCACTAACCCAGAAGCACCGCCACTGTTGAATGTTAATCCTTCGGCGTTATTTTTTAATCAACTCAACCAAGGGAAAATTACTGTTCAATCAAAGGCGAATGCAGGTATTAGTCCGACTGGTGGAATTGCCACAGGTTTAAGAGTCCCAAATGGTGAAAGTTTGCTGCTGGTTGGTGGAGATATCAACATTAATGGCGGAGAACTTAAGGCTTTTGGTGGAAATATTGAGTTAGCAGGATTGTCTGCACCAGGTGACGTGGGGCTGAATTTTGTAGACGATAACCTCAGCTTAACAATGCCGGCTGGTGTACAAAGAGCAGATGTATCTTTCACTAATGGCGCAGTAGCGAATGTCCGCAGTGATAATGGTGGCAATATCAAGATTCATGCTCGCAATGTAGAGTTAGCAGGAGAAAGTAAATTGCGGGCGGGGATAGATATCGGTTTGGGTACGCCAGACAGTCAAGGCGGAGATGTTGTGATTGATGCAACGGGAGTAACAACTCTTAAAGAAGGCAGTTTTATCGCCAATATTCTGCTAGAAGAAGCTTTTGGTAAAACGGGTGATATCAATATTAATACAGGTTCATTGATTTTTGATAATGGTCAATTAAATGTGGCCAGCGACGGACAAGGAAGCAGTGGAAATATTTTTTTGAAAGTAAAAAATGACATAAATCTCAGCAATATTAGTGTCATTTATGGTGGTATAGAAAATACTGCCATTGGTAATAGTGGCGACATTAAAATAGAAGCAGGTTCTTTATCACTGGCATCGTCTGAAATCAGAACTAAAGCTTTTGGTCAGGGAGATGCAGGAAATATTAGTATTAATGTGGGAGAAGTAATTAATTTAAATGTTGGAGTTGGTAATGATGAACCAGCACGAATTATTAGTAGTGTTGATTATGATGGTGTAGGCAAAGCTGGAGATATTCAAATCACCACAGGTTCTCTCGAGTTGAAGAATGGCACTTTTATTTCTAGTATCACTTTAGGTAAAGGAAATGCAGGAAATATTACAATTGATGCTCGTGATCGCATTACTTTTGAAAATGCTAGTTTTACCAGTAGTTCAACATCTCCAGAAGCAGTAGGTAACGGAGGAGAAATTCACATCACAACTAGAATACTTTCCTTGAGTGATGGCTCTCAAATAAGCAATGATATTTTCGGGCTGGGTGATACTGGTGATATTACAATTAATGCCCGTGAATCAGTTCAATTAGATGGTATAGTCGGTACGCTAATTACTGGTATTACCAGCCAATCAAGGTCAGCTAATGCAGGTAAAGGTGGCAACATTCAAGTCACAACTGATTCACTATCTTTAACTAATGGAGCAACCTTAAATACAACGACTGGTGGGCAAGGAAATGCAGGTGATATTATCGTTAACGCACAGGATAAAGTCACAGTTGATGGGTTTGGAAAAAGACTAGTTTTTGACTGCTCTGGTTCCGTAATTTGTCAAACAAGAGTGACTGAAAATGGAGAAATTATCCAAGAGGCTTGGCTACCTAGTAACATTAGTAGTTCTACTTTAAGTGAAACAGCTAATGGTGGTAATATTCGGATCAATACGAAAAATCTCTTCTTAAAAGATGCTGGCAGAATCAACGCTGATGCTATTAGCGGGAATGATGGAGGGAACATATTTGTCCAAGCATTAGATACAGTTTCTCTTTCTAGCCCAGAATTTAGTGCTTTCTCGTCACAAATTAGCAGCGGTTTCTTGGGAGACATTTTCGGTTCTACAGGTAAGGGCGGTAATATCAATATTCAAACAGGAAAATTCCTACTCAATAATTCAGCGTTACTCACTACCACTTTAGGTCAAGGAAACTCAGGCAATATTGTTGTTGATGTTCAAGATACTGCATCTCTAATTAACAGCAGAATCTTCAGTAATGTTGAAGATTCTGCTATAGGTAATGGTGGAAATATTGATATTAAAGTTAAGACGATTCTGCTAGATAACTCTCTATTATTTTCTCCTACAGGGGGAGTTGGTAATGCAGGCAAAATTTCAGTACAAGCAATAGATTCTCTTAATTTAATAAATAAAAGTTCTATTTTCAGCAGCATCTTATCTACAGCAGTCGGTAATGGTGGAGATATAAATATACTCACTGGAGCATTTTCTTTAGATACTGTTTCTACAATCGTTGCTGCCAATTTAGGCGGTCAAGGCTTGGCAGGTGATATCTCAATTAGCACAGAAAATAATATTGATTTTGCTGGAGAATCATCTATAGCTACATTGACATCAGGGCAAGGCAATGCAGGTAAAATTACTCTGCAAGCAGGTGGTAATATCTCTATTACTGGTGGAAGTGGCATTGTTGGGAGTGTAGATAAATTAGGAATTGGGAATGGTAGTGATATTGCTATCCAAGCTAAGAATTTCTCTTTAAATGATGGAGGGATTTTACAAACCAGAACTACAGGAAAAGGTAATGCTGGTAATATCTCTATTAAGACAATAGAAAACTTAAATATTGATAAAGGAATTTTGGCTACTACCACCAACGGTCAAGGAGATGCAGGTAAAATTGCACTGCAAGCAGGAGAAAATATTTACATATTGGGTAATGTAAATAGCTCAGATATTAGTTTAGGTAGCAGCCTATTTAGCGGTGTAGAAGTAAATGGAGTTGGTCAGGGTGGTGATATTGAAATTCAAGCTCTTAACCTATTTGCTGACGGTACAAAATTACTCGCTAATACAGTAGGTCAAGGAAAGTCAGGTAATATTCAAATCAATACTACTAATAATATTACTTTCAAGAATGGTGCTCAAGCAGTAACATCTACTAGTGGACAAGGAGATGCTGGAAATGTCAAAGTTACCGCAGGTGGTCAAGTGTTATTTGATGGTGTGGATGCCAATGGTTTGAAAAGTGGAATACAGAGTACTGTAGGGGAAGAAAACTTCTTTTTTGGTACAGGTAAAGGCGGAAATATTGATATAAATGCCCGTGATTTATTGATTACCAATAATGCCCAAGTAAGTTCTAGTAGCTTTGCTGAAGGCAACGCCGGAGACATTTTTATCAATTCTGATTTTGTTCAGCTTGATAATAATGGCAAGATTGCTGCTGTTACTAATTCCAAAGATGGCGGCAATATAAACTTCAACATCTCAGATTTTTTATTATTGCGTCGCAATAGTAGTATCTCCACCACCGCAGGTTTAGCCCAAGCTGGTGGTAATGGCGGTAACATCACCATCAATTCACCCTTCATTGTCTCTGTAGCTAATGAAAACAGCGACATCTCAGCCAATGCTTTTACTGGTAAAGGTGGTAATGTTAACATCACCACTCAGGCTATCTTTGGTATTGCAGCGCGTCCGCAACTGACAAATCAAAGTGATATCACTGCAAGTTCTGAATTAGGTGTACAGGGACAAATCATCTTCACTCAACCACAAGTTCAAACTCCACAAAAACTCATTGAACTACCAACAGGATTGGTTGATGCGACTACAAAATTTGCTCAAACTTGTCCTAGAGGGCCAAATGCAAAACCTTTGGGTAGCTTTGTCGTGACTGGACGCGGTAGTTTACCGCCCAATTCCTTTGAACCACTTTCAGGTACAACTAGCCTCAGTCCTTTAGCTAGTTTGGATGGGGAAAGTTTCAGCAATATATCGAATGTATCCCCAACAGCAAATCTGCCAGATACTTCGCGAATTATTGAGGCGCAAGGTTTAGTGAAAACTGCTGACGGTAATATTATGCTGGTTGCCGAAGCGCCAACAGCAACACCTGCTGGTGTTAGTAGTTCTGCTATGTGTCCGGTAATTCAGTGA